A window of Cetobacterium somerae ATCC BAA-474 genomic DNA:
ATAGGAAGAGCTTTAAGAGCTTGTATTGACCTTGAAAAATTAGGAGAGAGAACAATAACTATCGACTGTGATGTAATTCAAGCAGATGGTGGAACGAGAACTACATCAATCACGGGTGGATTTATAGCTTTAGAAATGGCTATGAGAAGACTTATAGAAAAAGGATTATTAACAGAAAATCCAATTATCGCTAACATTGCAGCAATATCTGTAGGAACTGTAAAAGGAACTCCAATACTTGATTTAATGTATACTGAAGATTCAGAAGCAGAAGTAGATATGAATGTAATTATGAATGATAAAGGGGAGTTTGTAGAGATTCAGGGAACTGGAGAAGAAGCAACTTTCTCAAGAAAAGAGTTAAATGAGTTATTAGATTTAGCTGAAAAAGGGATTTATGAATTAATAGATATCCAAAGAAAAGAGATAGAGGAGGAGTTTTCTAAGTAATGAAAATATTTTTAGCCACAGGAAATAAGAAAAAAATAGATGAGATGTCAAAAATTTTATCTGGATTAGATTTTGAAATACTTTCTATAAAAGATGGAATAGAAATTCCTGAGGTTATAGAAGATGGAGATACTTTTGAAGAAAACTCGAAAAAGAAGGCACTGGAGATAGCAAAATTTACAAATATGATCACAATTTCAGATGATTCTGGTCTTTGTGTTGAAGCTTTAAATGGTGAGCCAGGAGTTTACTCTGCTAG
This region includes:
- the rph gene encoding ribonuclease PH, with amino-acid sequence MIRLDGRKTNEKREVKITRNYTMYAEGCVLIEIGNTKVICTATVVEKVPPFLKNQGKGWITAEYSMLPRATGERNQREAAKGKLGGRTMEIQRLIGRALRACIDLEKLGERTITIDCDVIQADGGTRTTSITGGFIALEMAMRRLIEKGLLTENPIIANIAAISVGTVKGTPILDLMYTEDSEAEVDMNVIMNDKGEFVEIQGTGEEATFSRKELNELLDLAEKGIYELIDIQRKEIEEEFSK